From the genome of Sulfurimonas paralvinellae:
GACTTTGCATCTGAAGGTCTGTTACTCTTAACCGATGCTTCGCATGTGGCAACGGCTTTGATGGAGTCTGACCTTGAGCGAATCTACAAAATAAAGATCAAAGGCGAAGTGACACCGGAGATGGAAGATGCGATGATGAACGGGCTCTATCTTGAAGATGCAAGTGCCGGTGCACATTCGCATTCAAAAATAAAATCTATGGAGTTCAAGCCTTTCATCGGGTACAAGATCCAAAAGAATCAGCCGAACTACTCCATACTCAAAGTAGCACTTAGCGAAGGAAAGAACCGTGAACTACGTCGTTTCTTTGCACACTTTGGCGGCGAAGTGGTTGATTTGAAACGTTTGAGCTTTGCAGAGATAGAACTTAACAATCTACCAACCGGCAAGACGCGTTTTTTGACACGTTCGGAATATTCGGCTCTGCATAAATTTCTCAAAGAGGAAAAAAAGCGCTCCAAAGAGAGAAAAAACAGACTAAAAGCTGTTGAAGACGAGTAAAATTTTGGATTTTACCTATCTATTGCGTCCAAAGAATTTCGATGAGATGGTGGGGCAAGAGCACCTCACGCAAATAGGTGCACCATTGAGAACACTGTGTGAAAAAAATGCTTT
Proteins encoded in this window:
- a CDS encoding pseudouridine synthase; amino-acid sequence: MRLNKYIAHYSTYSRREADKAIQDGYVRVNGEIEDNPATQIEEGRDIVYISGKQVSPQEKYTVIVYNKPKGELVTKSDPKGRRTIYDSLHKDFRHYIPVGRLDFASEGLLLLTDASHVATALMESDLERIYKIKIKGEVTPEMEDAMMNGLYLEDASAGAHSHSKIKSMEFKPFIGYKIQKNQPNYSILKVALSEGKNRELRRFFAHFGGEVVDLKRLSFAEIELNNLPTGKTRFLTRSEYSALHKFLKEEKKRSKERKNRLKAVEDE